A region of Marmota flaviventris isolate mMarFla1 chromosome 11, mMarFla1.hap1, whole genome shotgun sequence DNA encodes the following proteins:
- the LOC114083770 gene encoding cytochrome c oxidase subunit NDUFA4, with amino-acid sequence MLRQIIGQANRHPSLIPLFIFIGAGGTGAALYVMRLALFNPDVSWDRKNNPEPWNKLGPNDQYKFYSVNVDYSKLKKEGPDF; translated from the coding sequence ATGCTCCGCCAGATCATCGGTCAGGCCAACAGGCATCCAAGCTTGATTCCCCTCTTCATATTTATTGGAGCAGGAGGTACTGGAGCAGCACTGTATGTGATGCGTCTGGCATTGTTCAATCCAGATGTCAGTTGGGACAGGAAGAATAACCCAGAACCCTGGAACAAACTGGGTCCTAATGATCAATACAAGTTCTACTCAGTGAATGTCGATTACAGCAAACTGAAGAAAGAAGGCCCAGACTTCTAA